GTGGGTGAAGATACGCCCGACCTGAAGTACAAGGGTGAGCCGACGCGCCTGGTGATCGGCGATCACAACACTATCCGCGAAGGCGTCACCATTCACCGTGGCACGGTGCAGGATCGCAGTGAAACGACCATCGGTGACCATAACCTGATCATGGCCTATGCCCACATCGGCCATGACAGTGTGATCGGCAATCATTGCATTCTGGTCAACAACACCGCCCTGGCTGGCCATGTCTGGGTCGATGACTGGGCGATCTTGTCCGGTTACACCCTGGTGCATCAGTTCTGCCGCATCGGTGCGCACAGCTTTTCCGGCATGGGCACCGCCATTGGCAAGGATGTTCCAGCTTTCGTTACCGTGTTCGGTAATCCGGCCGAGGCACGCAGCATGAACTTCGAGGGCATGCGTCGGCGGGGTTTCTCTACCGAGGCCATCGCCGCGCTGCGCAAGGGCTACAAGCTTGTTTATCGCCAGGGTCTGACCGTCGAGCAGGCACTGGCCGAGCTGGCCGAGTCTGCTGCGCAGTTCCCGGAAGTGGCGATCTTCCGCGATTCGATTCAAGCCTCCACGCGCGGCATCACGCGCTGATACCTATGAGCAGACCTCTTCGCGTCGCACTGGTCGCCGGTGAGGCGTCCGGTGACATCCTCGGCTGCGGCTTGATGCAGGCCATCAAGCAGCGCCACCCGAATGCCGAATTCATTGGCGTCGGTGGCGCGCGCATGGAAGCCGAAGGCCTGAACTCCTATTTCCCCATGGAGCGCCTGGCCGTGATGGGCCTGGTCGAGGTGCTCGGCCGGCTGTTCGAGCTGCTTGGGCGTCGTCGGCAATTGGCGCGTGACCTGATCGCCGCACAGCCGGATGTGTTCATCGGCATCGATGCGCCTGATTTCAACCTTGGCCTCGAGCTCAAGCTGCGCCGCGCCGGAATC
This region of Pseudomonas wenzhouensis genomic DNA includes:
- the lpxA gene encoding acyl-ACP--UDP-N-acetylglucosamine O-acyltransferase, with the translated sequence MSSIDPRAIIDPSARLADDVVVGPWSIVGPDVEIGEGTVIGPHVVLKGPTVIGKHNRIYQFSSVGEDTPDLKYKGEPTRLVIGDHNTIREGVTIHRGTVQDRSETTIGDHNLIMAYAHIGHDSVIGNHCILVNNTALAGHVWVDDWAILSGYTLVHQFCRIGAHSFSGMGTAIGKDVPAFVTVFGNPAEARSMNFEGMRRRGFSTEAIAALRKGYKLVYRQGLTVEQALAELAESAAQFPEVAIFRDSIQASTRGITR